A stretch of Acidobacteriota bacterium DNA encodes these proteins:
- a CDS encoding glycosyltransferase family 2 protein, translated as MLNIVLPIAGRGSRFADAGYRLPKPLISVHGMPMIEAVVRNVRPSGPHRFIFVALGEHLDHLGMRETLERAAPGCLIVPVDRVTDGAACTVLLARDHIDTNDPLMLANSDQWVDVDIDRYLDELDRQRADGLIMTMTADDAKWSFVGLDARGFVTRVVEKQAISSDATVGIYNFRRGADFVRGADRMIAANRRVNGEFYVAPVYNELIGEGARVAVYNVGREGAGMYGLGIPSDLALFLSDPISTRAVA; from the coding sequence ATGCTGAACATCGTGCTTCCCATCGCCGGCCGCGGCAGCCGCTTCGCCGATGCCGGGTATCGCCTGCCGAAGCCGCTGATTTCCGTTCACGGCATGCCGATGATCGAAGCCGTCGTGCGCAACGTGCGGCCGAGCGGGCCGCACCGGTTCATCTTCGTCGCGCTCGGCGAGCACCTCGATCACCTGGGGATGCGCGAAACGCTCGAGCGCGCGGCGCCAGGCTGCCTCATCGTGCCGGTCGATCGCGTCACCGACGGCGCCGCGTGCACCGTGCTCCTCGCGCGCGATCACATCGACACCAACGACCCGCTGATGCTCGCCAACAGCGATCAGTGGGTGGACGTCGACATCGATCGGTACCTCGACGAGCTGGATCGCCAGCGGGCTGACGGGCTGATCATGACGATGACGGCGGACGACGCGAAGTGGTCGTTCGTCGGGCTGGACGCGCGGGGCTTCGTCACGCGAGTGGTCGAGAAGCAGGCGATCTCGAGCGACGCGACGGTGGGCATCTACAACTTCCGCCGCGGCGCCGACTTCGTGCGCGGCGCCGACCGCATGATCGCCGCCAATCGCCGGGTGAACGGCGAGTTCTACGTGGCGCCCGTGTACAACGAGCTCATCGGCGAAGGCGCGCGTGTCGCCGTGTACAACGTCGGCCGCGAGGGCGCCGGCATGTACGGGCTCGGCATCCCGTCCGATCTGGCGCTCTTCCTGTCGGATCCCATTTCGACCCGCGCCGTTGCGTAG